The Novipirellula artificiosorum genome contains the following window.
CGATCGTGGGATTCGCCATTGCGGGCAAGGATGGTCGATTCCAACCTGCACAAGCTCAGTGGCTTGACAAGAACGCGGGTAAAGGGGAACCGAGTTGGGAGCGATCCACGATCGTTCTCTCAAGTGTATTGATACCAGAGCCTGTTTACTTCCGTTATGCCTGGGCCAGAAATCCGCTTGAGAATTTGAAGTCATCTGATAACGCGGGGCTCCCGTTCGACACGCAACGGAACGATCCCTTTTCGCTTGCTGACATGTATCAGATCTATCTCGGCAAAGGCCCCTCGACACCCGGAGTTTTGAACAATGGCGACAAGAGCGAGCTTATTCAGTCGCTCAAAGCCGAGGATCTGAAGCGGCGCCTCGATGAAGCGCGGACTCTGCTCAACAACCAAGAGAATCAATAACCTGACTTGCAATATTTCTGAAAGCAGCCAATGTCGATTGGAACATGTGGCTGGGGCCAGCGCCATGGCGTCCATATAACAAGGATTACGTTGCGGGCAATTGGCGAGGGCAATGGGATTTCGACTCCGGGGCCAGATTGCTGGACTGGGGAGCCCATACCATGGATTTGTGTCAGATGGCCAATCAAGCCGACGACACGATGCCGATTGAGTACAAGCCAACACCCAAAGGCATCGATTGTCGTTATGCCAACGGCCTGCTACTCGAAATTGACTTCCTCAAAGATCCGTTCGGCGAGCGTCCTGGTTGGATCCAGTCAAACGGAACATGCCCGGTTCGTTTTATCGGCGAGAAGGGTTGGGTGGAGACGGGAGATGGAGGCGAAGTTCACCTGGCACTCGACGGAAAGGCAACCGAGGTCAAGAGCGATGGCAAGCCGGCTCGCGGGGTCGACGTTGTCAATCACTTGCGCAATTTCTTCGACTGCGTGAAAACTCGCAAGCCAACCGCAGCGAATTCCACCGTCATGCGTCGTTCTCATATCGCCTGTCATGCGGCTGCGCTGTCATGGATCTTGCAACGACCACTGAAGCTTGATCCGACCACCGAGAGTTTTATTAATGATGACGAAGCAAATCGTCTCAAGTCGCGTCCACAACGTACGGACTGGGTGTGAGCCATCATTATCACCAGAAAGCCATTGGAGAGATAAATCATGTTTAGAATTAGAAACGTCTTGGCTGCGTTGCTGTTGACGCTCGTGGGCTTGGAGGTGATTCAAGCAGAATCACCTCAGAGCGATTCGAGAGAAAGCGGCAGTAGTACCCAACATAGCATGGGGGCCCAATTTGCTGTCCGTATGGAAGGCTTGTTAGCACGACTAAAGTCGACCAGCTATCAGCACACGACGGAGATTGACGAGGGCAAAGGGGTGGTCAATTGTGACTGTTCGGGGATCGTGGGGTTTGTCTTGCGACAGGAATTTCCGGAGGCTTACCTTTCGTTGCAAGGCAAAGAAGCCTCGTGGCGAAAGCGACCTCTTTCTGTAACGTTTTATGAAACATTTGTGGCTGCTTGCGAGGATGGAACCGGGACTTGGAAAAGCGTCGACAAGCTCATGGATGTCCTCCCTGGCGATATACTCGCTTGGCGAAAGAAGAATCTCGACGCCGACTCGACGACCGGTCACACGCTGATGATTGCCGGGAAGCCGGAACTGGTGGGAGTTGGTCGAGTTCGAATCCGCGTGATCGATTCAACGCGATCACTGCACGATGATGACACTCGTCCGGCTGGTACAAATGGTATGGGAGCTGGATACATGACGTTTCTGGTGGATGACAGCGGCAAGTGTTCCGGTAATCTCGTCGATGAACGCCCCGTCATAGCTATGATCGCAGTCGGGCGCTTGGTTCAAGCGACTGCGGCGACATCCCATCCTGAAGACTTGGAATTCGTTGGCTTGACGAAAGCCAATGCTATCGCCTTAGCTACAAAAAACCGACGAACTTCGAGGGTCATCCGCGAGGACGGCAAACCGGAACCGTTGAAGTTAAGCAGCCAAAACGGTCGTCTCAATTTTGTCGTGGCCAACGGAAAGGTCGTTGGCGTATTCCGTGGTTGAGTGAATCCATGTACGTTAAACCGTTTTCCATCGCCATCGCGTGCCTCCTTGCACCGGCATTCAGCCCAACGCTTCACGGGCAGGAGGTCGCACCTATTATCGTCGACCAATACGCGGTTGAAATCCCAGACGTAAGCCGTGTAATTGCCATTCGATTTCCACTCGAGTCGCCCGGCGGAATCGGTGTACTCATAACCCGAAACGGCGAGGTCATTCATCGAATGGGTTACGGCTCGCTGAAGGGAAAGCCCATGACGGCGCAGACACCACTGAGGCTGGCCTCGATTTCAAAACAGTTCGCTGCCATGTGTGCGGCGATACTGATGGAGGAAGGCAAGCTGGACCCGAAAGCCAAGGTTTCAAGCTATCTTCCCGAAGTGAATCTTCCAGTGAAAGGTCGCGAGCTGCTCGTGCAGGATCTGGTGTGGCATGTCAATGGTTTGCAAAACTTCATCAACAAGAAGGAACAAGCCTCCATTGCCGAATTTCGCGAACTGCGAGGTTTGGGTTTTCTCACCAATCAGACACACGCTGATTGGCTCGCAACAATGAGTCCAGTGCGCGAGCCAGGGAAGCTCTGGGAATACAC
Protein-coding sequences here:
- a CDS encoding serine hydrolase domain-containing protein, coding for MYVKPFSIAIACLLAPAFSPTLHGQEVAPIIVDQYAVEIPDVSRVIAIRFPLESPGGIGVLITRNGEVIHRMGYGSLKGKPMTAQTPLRLASISKQFAAMCAAILMEEGKLDPKAKVSSYLPEVNLPVKGRELLVQDLVWHVNGLQNFINKKEQASIAEFRELRGLGFLTNQTHADWLATMSPVREPGKLWEYTNSGYVLLARIIEVIAGEPFHQFQKRRIFDVLGMADTTDSERFNGSGNMTTTLNDYAIWDRALWQEDKRLLLPITYRMLFTPGTLDDGTRIDYGFGWHLNYEGDRLVSVDHGGGGSGTTAARNFVRRHLSDRTTIAFFAQERPTLDLEKRKKLIAEVYKAQHPEEVKQ